GAAGGAAGTTGAAAACGCCATCGTAATATATGTAGGGTTACAGCGGTCGACATGTTGAACATGTGGCGCGCAAGATTGCTCGTTTCGTGTGATTTATGCGTCGGAATCGGGCAGCGGCATCGCGACGTTGCGTGTTTTCTGCAACGGCACGACAGGTGCAGCCGGGATCTCAATGTCGCGCAGTGTCTTCCACTTTGCGCGGATGAACGGCCGGTCGTGGCCGGAAACCTTCAGCGCGATATGCGTGACCCAGCGCTGGGTAGGCAGATGCAGCTTGTGCAGGCCGAGCATGATGACCATCAGGCTTACGACGACAGGCGCCACGGGCAGGCGTCCCGGCGGCGTCGCATTCCACGCGATGCGCACGAACACGAGCGCAGTCAGCGCGCCGACGATGCAGCCGGTGATTGCTTCGGAAGGCGAATGCGCATCGATGATCACGCGCGACAGGCTGACGGTCGCGCCGCCCAGCAGCGCGAGCGCTACGCCGGCAATGCGTACGGCAGGCGGCGCGGACAGCAGCACGAGAAAGGCCGCCACGGGGAAGACGGCGGTGGCGAACATCGCGTGCCCGCTCAAGCCCGTGAAATCCCAGACGCGCAAGCCGATGCCCCAACCGAGGAACGCGATCTTCGTTGCCGTGACGAGCGCGACGGCCACGCCGAGCAGACACAGCCAGCCGGCCGCGAGCCGCCACGAATAGCCGACGGCCAGCCACAGCGCGATAGCGAAGGCGAGCGGCAGCGTCAGTCCGGCGCCGCCGAAGTTCGTAATCAGATACCAGAGGTGAGATGGCAGATGAGACATGGGCAATTCGATTGACGACGTATCAGGGCGCGATCGTGTTCGACCCGCGAGTATTCTATAAGTATAGGGGTAGCTGTTCTGTCGCAGATGCCACCGAAAAGCGCGAAATCTGACAGATGCTAGGACAATTCGGAAATCGTCTTATCGAAAGCCCGGTGCACGGGCTTTTCTCCGAAATCGGGCTTTGCCGATGTCAGCATCGCATGGAGATTGATGTTATTGTGCATTGCACAAGTCTGCCATCGGGCAGAGAGCATTGATCCCTATTTGCGAGAAAATCCTATGCCAAAAAGCCTCACGAAAATCTGGCTAGGCGGCCTGAAACGTCTCTTTGCGATTCAGACGGAACACGCCCAGGCGACGCTGAAGCGCAAGACCAAGCGGACTTCGACCCGCAACGCGACGCGCCCGGCGCCGACGGTCGCGAAGCCGTCGGCGAAGGTCCGTCCGACCGTCACCCGCGACGTGCCGCAGCGCGGCGCGCGCGAGTCGCGGGTGCGTCCGCGCGCCGCGGCCTGGGCGGGCGGCACGTGGACGCGTTCGTTCCACTCCGCGCCCGCCGCGCCGGGCAGCCTCGTCAATCATCTGCAGTATGGGCTGTATCTGCCCGCAGGCAAGCCCATCAAGCAGGCGCCGCTGATCGTGATGCTGCATGGCTGCACGCAATCGATCGACGAATTCGCCGAAGGTACGCGTATGAACCTGCTGGCCGACCGCTATGGCTTCGCGGTCGTGTATCCCGAGCAGTCGAAACACGCGCACGCGCACCGCTGCTGGCATTGGTACGACGATACCGACCGCGCCGGCCGCGCGGAAGCGCGCGCGGTGGTGTCGCTCGTCGATGCGCTCGTGGAAACCTATGGTTTCGATCGCGAGCGGGTGTATGTGGCGGGCATTTCGGCGGGCGCAGGTTTGACTTCGCTGCTGGCGCTGCACTTTCCGGAGCACTTTGCGGCTGTCGCGCTGCATTCGGGGCCCGCATTCGGCGAGGCGCACTCCGGCATCACCGCGATGGACGTGATGCGGCGCGGCACGCGGAAGGAGCCCGTCGAACTGGTCGACGCCATCGCGGACGTCACTTCCTATCCGGGCATGCCCGCGATCATTCTGCAAGGCGACGCCGATCACGTGGTCGCGCCCGTCAACGCCGAGCAGCTGACCGAGCAGTTTCTGCGGCTGAATGGCATCGTCGATGCACAAGGCCTGCGCCGGGTCGGCGACGTCAAGGAAGACCGCAAGGCAACCGTCACGACCCGCGATTACACGCGCGGCGGACGGCGCGTCGTGCGGCTTTGTCGCGTGGCGGGTCTGGGCCATGCGTGGAGCGGCGGCGACGATGCCGTGCCGTTCCACTCGTCGAAGGGACCGGACGCGTCCAGTTTGTTGTGGGACTTTTTCCGGCATCAGCGCCGGACCGAGTCGGCGCGGCCCGCTGCGCGCTCGGCGGAAAGCGCCCGGCAGCGCGCCAGTTGACAAATTGCCACACTTCGAATTTAGCGCTGGTGCAAACCTAGGGTTTTCCCTATAATACGGGTTATCCCTAGGTGTCAGTCACCTAACGCCAAATCCGAGGTTCACCATGTATCTGATCAGCCGCCTTTTCCTGTTCCTGACGAAGTCCTACGACCAACGCGTCAAAGAGCACAACGACGCCTATCTGGCCGAAGCTACGGATCTTTACGACCTCGAGTTCCGCATGCGCAAGATCGACCGTGAATCGCAGCTGCGTCAGCCTTCGTGGATGAGCCAGCACTAAATAGCAGTAGCGGCCGGCGCGCCAGCCGGCCATGAAAGTCGCTCAACGCGAGCGCAGCACGCCATAGCGCGCCAGTGTCTGCTGGCGCGCTTTTGCATGATCGACGACCGGCTGCGGATAATCTTTCCCCAGCACCACGCCCCAATCCTTCAGATCGTCGGGATCTGCCTGCCACGGCGCGTGAATCCATTTCGCGGGCACTTTCTCCAGTTCCGGCAAGAATCGCTTGATAAAGAGCCCTTGCGGATCGAATTTCTCCGATTGCGTCACCGGATTGAAAATCCGGAACCACGGTTGCGCATCGCAGCCCGTCGACGCTGCCCATTGCCAGCCGCCGTTGTTCGCCGAAAAGTCGAAGTCATTGAGCTTTTCCTCGAAGTAGCGCTCGCCGCGTCGCCAGTCGATGCCCAGATCCTTAGCTAGAAAACTCG
This genomic interval from Paraburkholderia sabiae contains the following:
- a CDS encoding phosphatase PAP2 family protein; the protein is MSHLPSHLWYLITNFGGAGLTLPLAFAIALWLAVGYSWRLAAGWLCLLGVAVALVTATKIAFLGWGIGLRVWDFTGLSGHAMFATAVFPVAAFLVLLSAPPAVRIAGVALALLGGATVSLSRVIIDAHSPSEAITGCIVGALTALVFVRIAWNATPPGRLPVAPVVVSLMVIMLGLHKLHLPTQRWVTHIALKVSGHDRPFIRAKWKTLRDIEIPAAPVVPLQKTRNVAMPLPDSDA
- a CDS encoding extracellular catalytic domain type 1 short-chain-length polyhydroxyalkanoate depolymerase, which translates into the protein MPKSLTKIWLGGLKRLFAIQTEHAQATLKRKTKRTSTRNATRPAPTVAKPSAKVRPTVTRDVPQRGARESRVRPRAAAWAGGTWTRSFHSAPAAPGSLVNHLQYGLYLPAGKPIKQAPLIVMLHGCTQSIDEFAEGTRMNLLADRYGFAVVYPEQSKHAHAHRCWHWYDDTDRAGRAEARAVVSLVDALVETYGFDRERVYVAGISAGAGLTSLLALHFPEHFAAVALHSGPAFGEAHSGITAMDVMRRGTRKEPVELVDAIADVTSYPGMPAIILQGDADHVVAPVNAEQLTEQFLRLNGIVDAQGLRRVGDVKEDRKATVTTRDYTRGGRRVVRLCRVAGLGHAWSGGDDAVPFHSSKGPDASSLLWDFFRHQRRTESARPAARSAESARQRAS
- a CDS encoding DUF3563 family protein; this translates as MYLISRLFLFLTKSYDQRVKEHNDAYLAEATDLYDLEFRMRKIDRESQLRQPSWMSQH